One window of Streptococcus troglodytae genomic DNA carries:
- a CDS encoding ABC transporter ATP-binding protein, with product MTEHLPLLQLHHITKKFGNKLALDDISLKLPKGKIIGLLGPNGSGKTTLIKLANGLLQPTAGEIVINGLRPCPETKSLISYLPDTSYLSDKMKVRDILKLFEDFYVDFDRQKAEQLLEDLAIAQSEKLKNLSKGNKEKVQLILVMSRKAKLYILDEPIGGVDPAARDYILKTIINNYSEDASVLISTHLISDIEQVLDQVIFINQGKIVLQENVDDLREQYTQSIDHIFREKFKA from the coding sequence ATGACGGAACATCTACCCTTATTACAATTGCATCATATTACTAAGAAGTTTGGAAACAAGCTAGCTCTTGATGATATTTCTTTAAAATTACCAAAAGGTAAAATTATTGGACTGCTGGGACCAAATGGAAGCGGTAAGACGACACTGATTAAATTAGCTAACGGACTGTTACAACCTACTGCAGGTGAAATTGTCATTAACGGACTCAGACCTTGTCCTGAAACAAAATCGCTCATTTCCTACCTTCCCGATACCAGCTATTTAAGTGATAAAATGAAGGTCCGTGACATTTTAAAACTATTTGAAGATTTCTATGTTGATTTTGATAGGCAAAAAGCCGAACAATTACTGGAAGATTTAGCCATTGCTCAAAGCGAAAAATTGAAAAATCTTTCTAAAGGAAATAAGGAAAAGGTTCAGCTCATTTTAGTTATGAGCCGCAAAGCAAAACTTTATATCTTGGATGAGCCTATTGGCGGCGTTGACCCTGCCGCACGTGATTATATCTTAAAAACAATTATTAATAACTACTCAGAAGATGCATCTGTTCTTATTTCAACTCATTTAATTTCGGATATTGAGCAGGTTTTAGACCAAGTTATTTTTATCAACCAAGGAAAGATTGTTTTACAAGAAAATGTAGATGATTTGCGTGAACAATACACACAATCAATTGATCACATTTTTAGAGAGAAATTTAAAGCTTAG
- the stsR gene encoding GntR family transcriptional regulator StsR has protein sequence MAWKFNEKSPIYLQIANHIKMQIISQEIKPGQQLATVRDLAEEAGVNPNTMQRAFTSLEQEGMVFSVRTSGRFVTKDQQLIEEERHKLAQTELKDFINKMTTIGFSKDRLTTILDQYIKGETK, from the coding sequence ATGGCTTGGAAATTTAATGAGAAATCCCCTATTTATCTTCAAATTGCCAATCATATCAAAATGCAAATTATCAGTCAAGAAATCAAACCCGGCCAACAACTAGCTACAGTTAGAGATTTAGCAGAAGAAGCTGGTGTAAATCCTAATACTATGCAACGTGCTTTTACATCACTTGAGCAAGAAGGGATGGTCTTTTCAGTTAGAACATCGGGACGTTTCGTGACAAAGGACCAGCAGTTAATTGAAGAAGAAAGGCATAAGTTAGCTCAAACAGAACTTAAAGACTTTATCAACAAGATGACAACAATTGGCTTTAGCAAAGATCGCTTAACTACTATACTGGACCAATATATTAAAGGAGAGACGAAATGA
- a CDS encoding DNA polymerase III subunit alpha, giving the protein MFAQLDTKTVYSFMDSLVDLKSYIKKAKEMGYSHIGIMDRDNLYGAFHFIKEAQKEDLVPILGLELDLFLSDDLTTVCFLAQNTIGYHNLLKISTAKMTGQQLFSDIEEFLDGLAIVVPYFEGIDQMDFPFPFYIGVGKDTPQLDFKRDILPLHTVRYYDNDDTETLQMLHAIRDNLPLKEVPPVYKDQYLFSQEEMEQIFEERFPQSLLNLEKLVANVSYQFDTDLKLPRFSRDKPAVVELKELAQKGLVEKKLLSDDYQKRLSDELAVIHQMGFDDYFLIVWDLLRFGRSQHYYMGMGRGSAAGSLVAYALDITGIDPVKNDLLFERFLNEERYSMPDIDIDLPDIYRSQFLNYVRDRYGSTHSAQIVTFSTFGARQAIRDVFKRFGATEYELSQITKKISFRDNLTSVYDKKIAFRQLINSKIEYQRAFEIAKKIEGNPRQTSIHAAGIVMSDDNLTDHIPLKTGEEMMITQYDAPAVEANGLLKMDFLGLRNLTFVQKMQEKVAQDYGHAIDIRAIDLEDKETLALFAAGDTKGIFQFEAAGAINLLKRIKPSRFEEVVATTSLNRPGASDYTENFIRRKYGQEEVDLIDSSIASILKSTYGIMLYQEQVMQIAQIFAGFTLGKADLLRRAMSKKNIVEMQKMEKDFLQGADQLGRDPKIAQDLFARMAKFAGYGFNRSHAYAYSALAFQMAYFKAHYPAVFFDVMLNYSSGEYLSNALESHFKIGSLSINTIPYSDKISHGQIYLGLKNIKGLNRDFAYWIIENRPFSSIEDFLIRIPEKYQKTEVITPLIQVGLFDQFDKNRQKIVVNLEHLFTFVNELGTLFADSSYNWIEAQDYTNAEKYQLEQDIIGAGVSPHPLIEIAKHANRHLIALTDLIEGNEATILAQIESIRIIRTKSRGEQMAFLSVTDTKKKLNITLFPETYRKYKNFLIEKTIYYFTGKIQARDNQLQMILHQLDSASTEKCWIKLQNHDCDREISEILAAYPGNIPVVLHYSNTKETFQSSRYFVAKDSELQEKLAHYALKTLFQ; this is encoded by the coding sequence GTGTTTGCACAATTAGATACTAAAACCGTTTATAGCTTTATGGATAGTCTGGTTGACTTAAAGTCTTATATTAAGAAAGCTAAGGAGATGGGCTATTCGCATATTGGTATTATGGATAGAGATAATCTCTACGGAGCTTTTCATTTTATAAAAGAAGCTCAAAAAGAAGATCTAGTTCCTATTCTTGGTCTTGAACTGGATTTATTTTTGTCTGATGATTTGACGACCGTATGTTTTCTTGCTCAAAATACAATTGGTTACCACAATTTGTTAAAAATTTCGACAGCCAAGATGACAGGTCAACAGCTCTTCTCTGATATTGAGGAATTTTTAGATGGTCTTGCTATAGTCGTTCCTTATTTTGAAGGAATTGATCAAATGGATTTTCCTTTTCCTTTTTATATTGGCGTCGGAAAAGATACCCCTCAATTGGATTTTAAAAGAGACATTTTACCTTTGCATACGGTACGTTATTATGATAATGATGATACAGAGACCTTGCAAATGTTACATGCTATTAGAGATAATCTTCCTTTAAAGGAAGTGCCTCCTGTTTATAAAGATCAGTATTTGTTTTCTCAGGAAGAGATGGAACAAATTTTTGAGGAACGTTTTCCGCAAAGCTTGTTAAATTTAGAAAAGTTGGTTGCCAATGTTTCTTATCAGTTTGATACTGATTTGAAATTGCCTCGTTTTAGTCGAGATAAACCCGCTGTTGTGGAATTAAAGGAATTAGCACAAAAGGGACTTGTAGAAAAGAAACTTTTGAGCGATGACTACCAAAAGCGCTTATCTGATGAATTGGCTGTCATTCATCAAATGGGCTTTGATGATTATTTTTTGATTGTCTGGGACTTACTGCGTTTTGGTCGTTCCCAGCATTATTATATGGGAATGGGACGTGGTTCTGCAGCAGGGAGTCTTGTGGCTTACGCCCTTGATATTACAGGTATTGATCCTGTTAAGAATGATTTACTTTTTGAGCGTTTTCTTAATGAAGAGCGTTACAGCATGCCAGATATTGATATTGACCTTCCTGATATTTATCGGAGTCAGTTTTTAAATTATGTCCGTGATCGTTATGGCTCAACACATTCAGCACAAATTGTGACCTTTTCGACCTTTGGTGCCAGACAGGCAATTCGTGATGTTTTTAAGCGTTTTGGAGCGACTGAATACGAACTCAGTCAGATCACTAAAAAAATTAGTTTTCGTGATAATTTGACAAGTGTTTATGACAAAAAGATTGCTTTTCGTCAACTCATTAATAGTAAAATCGAATATCAGCGTGCATTCGAAATTGCGAAAAAAATTGAAGGAAATCCTCGTCAAACTTCCATTCATGCGGCTGGAATTGTGATGAGTGATGATAATTTAACAGATCACATTCCTCTCAAAACAGGTGAAGAAATGATGATCACGCAATATGACGCTCCAGCTGTTGAAGCTAACGGTCTTTTAAAAATGGATTTTCTCGGCCTGCGTAATCTTACTTTTGTTCAAAAAATGCAGGAAAAAGTAGCGCAGGATTATGGTCATGCCATAGATATCAGAGCTATTGATTTAGAAGATAAAGAAACCTTAGCACTTTTTGCCGCAGGAGATACCAAAGGTATTTTTCAGTTTGAAGCAGCCGGAGCTATCAATCTTTTGAAAAGAATTAAACCTTCTCGTTTTGAAGAAGTTGTTGCAACTACCAGTCTCAATCGTCCTGGTGCTAGTGATTATACTGAAAATTTTATTCGCCGAAAATATGGACAAGAAGAAGTGGATTTGATTGATTCATCAATTGCTTCTATTTTAAAATCGACTTATGGTATTATGCTTTATCAGGAGCAAGTGATGCAAATTGCTCAGATTTTTGCTGGATTTACATTAGGAAAAGCCGATTTATTACGCCGTGCTATGTCAAAAAAAAATATTGTTGAAATGCAAAAAATGGAAAAAGATTTCTTGCAAGGAGCTGATCAATTGGGACGAGATCCCAAAATTGCCCAAGACTTGTTTGCAAGAATGGCTAAGTTTGCTGGTTATGGCTTTAATCGCAGTCATGCCTACGCATACTCAGCTTTAGCCTTCCAAATGGCCTATTTTAAAGCACACTATCCAGCGGTATTCTTTGATGTTATGTTAAATTACTCTAGCGGTGAATACCTTAGCAATGCTTTAGAGTCTCATTTTAAAATAGGATCTTTGTCCATTAATACGATCCCTTACTCTGATAAAATTAGCCATGGTCAGATTTACTTGGGTTTAAAAAATATCAAGGGATTAAATCGTGATTTTGCCTATTGGATAATTGAAAATCGTCCTTTTTCCAGTATTGAAGATTTTTTAATCAGAATACCCGAAAAGTATCAGAAAACTGAGGTTATCACTCCTTTAATTCAAGTAGGCCTTTTTGATCAGTTTGATAAAAACCGTCAGAAAATCGTTGTCAATCTAGAACACCTTTTCACTTTTGTCAATGAACTGGGGACTTTGTTTGCTGATTCTTCCTATAATTGGATAGAAGCGCAAGATTATACCAATGCTGAAAAATATCAGTTGGAACAAGATATTATTGGTGCAGGAGTTAGTCCGCATCCTCTAATAGAAATTGCAAAGCATGCCAACAGACATTTAATTGCTCTTACTGACCTCATTGAAGGGAATGAAGCTACCATATTAGCTCAAATTGAGTCCATTAGAATTATTCGAACGAAATCCAGAGGCGAGCAAATGGCTTTTCTAAGTGTGACAGATACTAAAAAGAAATTGAATATCACTCTTTTTCCAGAGACCTATCGAAAGTACAAAAATTTTTTAATAGAAAAAACGATTTATTATTTCACTGGGAAAATACAGGCGCGTGATAATCAATTGCAAATGATTTTACATCAATTAGACTCTGCCTCAACAGAAAAATGCTGGATTAAATTACAAAATCATGATTGTGATAGAGAAATATCAGAAATTTTAGCAGCTTACCCCGGAAATATTCCGGTAGTTTTGCATTACTCAAATACTAAAGAAACTTTCCAAAGCAGCCGCTATTTTGTCGCTAAAGACTCAGAATTGCAGGAAAAGTTGGCTCATTATGCTCTGAAAACGCTTTTTCAATAA
- the pfkA gene encoding 6-phosphofructokinase — MKRIAVLTSGGDAPGMNAAVRAVVRKAISEGMEVCGINRGYAGMVEGDIFPLDAKGVSNILSRGGTFLQSARYPEFAKLEGQLKGIEQLKKHGIEGVVVIGGDGSYHGAMRLTEHGFPAVGLPGTIDNDIVGTDYTIGFDTAVNTATDALDKIRDTSFSHGRTFVVEVMGRNAGDIALWSGIAAGADQIIIPEEPYDIKEVVANVKNGYLSKSKNHHLIVLAEGVMHGEAFAAKMKEAGDNSDLRVTNLGHILRGGAPTPRDRVIASWMGAHAVELLREGKGGLAIGIQNEKLVEHPILGSAEDGALFSLTEQGEIVVNNPHKARLDFAALNRDLSN, encoded by the coding sequence ATGAAACGTATTGCTGTTTTAACCAGTGGTGGAGACGCTCCTGGTATGAATGCTGCCGTTCGTGCAGTCGTTCGTAAAGCAATTTCTGAAGGAATGGAAGTTTGCGGAATCAATCGTGGTTATGCTGGTATGGTTGAAGGAGATATCTTCCCGCTTGACGCTAAAGGTGTATCAAACATCCTTTCTCGTGGAGGGACATTTCTCCAGTCCGCACGTTATCCTGAATTTGCAAAGCTTGAAGGGCAATTAAAGGGTATCGAACAACTCAAAAAGCATGGCATTGAGGGAGTCGTTGTTATAGGTGGCGATGGTTCTTATCATGGTGCGATGCGCTTGACTGAGCATGGTTTTCCTGCTGTCGGTCTTCCGGGTACAATTGATAACGATATTGTAGGAACTGATTATACAATTGGTTTTGATACTGCAGTAAACACTGCCACGGATGCACTTGATAAAATTCGTGATACCTCATTTAGTCATGGTAGAACTTTTGTTGTTGAGGTTATGGGACGTAATGCAGGAGATATTGCTCTTTGGTCTGGTATTGCTGCCGGTGCTGACCAAATTATTATTCCTGAAGAGCCCTATGATATTAAAGAAGTTGTCGCTAATGTGAAAAATGGCTATCTTAGTAAGTCCAAAAACCACCATCTCATTGTTCTTGCTGAAGGTGTTATGCATGGTGAAGCGTTTGCTGCTAAGATGAAGGAAGCAGGAGATAATAGTGATCTTCGTGTTACTAACCTTGGACATATCTTGCGCGGTGGTGCACCAACTCCTCGTGATCGTGTGATTGCTTCATGGATGGGAGCCCATGCCGTGGAATTACTCAGGGAAGGAAAAGGCGGTCTTGCCATTGGTATTCAAAATGAGAAATTGGTTGAACATCCAATTCTTGGATCTGCGGAAGACGGTGCACTCTTCAGTTTAACAGAACAAGGCGAAATCGTTGTGAATAATCCGCATAAAGCACGTCTTGATTTTGCTGCCTTGAATCGTGATTTGTCCAACTAA
- the pyk gene encoding pyruvate kinase: MNKRVKIVATLGPAVEIRGGKKFGEDGYWGEKLDVEASAAKIAELITEGANVFRFNFSHGDHAEQGERMATVRRAEELARQKVGFLLDTKGPEMRTELFADGVKEYEYKTGDKLRIATKQGIESTKDVIALNVAGGLDIYDDVAVGQTILIDDGKLGLTVTAKDITTREFEVTVENDGIIAKQKGVNIPNTKIPFPALAERDNADIRFGLEQGLNFIAISFVRTAKDVNEVRQICKETGNEHVKLFAKIENQQGIDNIDEIIDAADGIMIARGDMGIEVPFEMVPVYQKMIITKVNAAGKSAITATNMLETMTDKPRATRSEVSDVFNAVIDGTDATMLSGESANGKYPVEAVRTMATIDKNAQTLLNEYGRLNSDNLPRTNKTEVVASAVKDATKSMDIKLVVTITESGNTARLISKYRPDADILALTFDEKVQKSLMINWGVIPILTEKPASTDDMFEIAEKAALKSGLVESGDNIVIVAGVPVGSGGTNTMRVRTVQ; this comes from the coding sequence ATGAATAAACGCGTAAAAATTGTTGCAACATTAGGTCCAGCGGTAGAAATCCGTGGTGGTAAAAAATTTGGTGAAGATGGCTATTGGGGTGAAAAGCTTGATGTTGAAGCTTCAGCAGCCAAAATTGCTGAATTGATTACAGAAGGAGCCAATGTTTTTCGTTTTAACTTCTCACATGGTGATCATGCTGAGCAAGGTGAGCGTATGGCGACTGTACGTCGTGCGGAAGAATTAGCACGTCAAAAGGTTGGATTTCTTCTTGATACTAAAGGACCTGAAATGCGTACAGAATTGTTTGCAGATGGTGTCAAAGAATATGAATATAAGACTGGTGATAAACTTCGTATAGCAACTAAGCAAGGTATTGAATCAACTAAGGATGTCATTGCTTTAAATGTTGCTGGCGGTCTTGATATTTATGATGATGTTGCTGTTGGTCAAACTATTCTTATTGATGATGGGAAACTTGGCCTTACAGTAACTGCTAAAGATATTACAACTCGCGAATTTGAAGTAACGGTTGAAAATGATGGCATTATTGCTAAACAAAAAGGTGTCAATATCCCTAATACTAAAATTCCTTTCCCAGCACTTGCTGAGCGTGATAATGCAGATATTCGCTTTGGTTTGGAACAAGGACTTAACTTTATCGCTATTTCTTTTGTTCGTACTGCTAAGGATGTTAATGAAGTTCGTCAAATTTGTAAAGAAACAGGCAACGAACACGTAAAACTTTTTGCTAAAATTGAAAATCAACAAGGTATTGATAATATTGATGAAATCATTGATGCAGCTGACGGTATCATGATTGCCCGTGGTGACATGGGTATTGAAGTGCCATTTGAAATGGTTCCAGTATATCAAAAAATGATTATCACGAAAGTTAACGCAGCAGGGAAGTCAGCTATTACAGCAACAAATATGCTTGAAACAATGACTGACAAACCACGTGCAACACGTTCAGAAGTTTCTGATGTCTTTAATGCTGTCATTGATGGTACTGATGCAACAATGCTTTCTGGTGAATCAGCTAATGGTAAGTATCCAGTTGAAGCTGTTCGTACCATGGCAACAATTGATAAGAATGCTCAAACACTTCTTAATGAATATGGCCGTTTGAATTCGGATAATTTGCCACGTACCAACAAGACTGAAGTTGTCGCTTCAGCTGTTAAAGATGCGACTAAATCAATGGATATTAAATTGGTTGTTACAATTACAGAATCTGGTAACACAGCTCGTTTAATTTCAAAATACCGTCCGGATGCAGATATCTTAGCTTTAACATTTGATGAAAAAGTCCAAAAATCATTGATGATCAACTGGGGAGTTATTCCAATCTTAACAGAAAAACCTGCATCGACTGATGATATGTTTGAAATTGCAGAAAAAGCAGCTCTTAAATCAGGTTTGGTAGAGTCTGGTGATAACATCGTTATTGTTGCTGGTGTACCTGTTGGATCTGGTGGTACCAATACTATGCGTGTTCGTACCGTTCAATAA
- a CDS encoding GlsB/YeaQ/YmgE family stress response membrane protein, which produces MRLLWSLIVGALIGAIAGAITNRGKAMGCIANIFAGLVGSWAGQALFGSWGPSLAGMALLPSILGAVIVVAVISFFFGEN; this is translated from the coding sequence ATGAGATTACTTTGGTCATTAATAGTAGGAGCACTTATTGGAGCAATTGCAGGTGCTATTACGAATAGAGGAAAAGCAATGGGCTGCATTGCTAACATTTTTGCAGGGTTAGTTGGTTCTTGGGCAGGTCAAGCTTTATTTGGCAGTTGGGGACCTAGTTTAGCTGGTATGGCTCTTCTTCCGTCTATTCTGGGAGCAGTAATTGTGGTAGCGGTTATTTCCTTCTTTTTTGGTGAAAATTAA
- the lepB gene encoding signal peptidase I encodes MVKRDFIRNILLVLLAVLALLLLRVFVFSNYRVRQADANSFLKPGDLVTITKNEKPNYKDFVVYKVAGKDHIGRIIGKPKDSVTYMDDIFYLNHKAEDQSYINDLKNKYHTKNGENPFTADFSISSITKGKEQKIPKGQYLILNDNRTNKKDSRTFGLIKKSQIKGIVTFRILPLNKFGFVSKE; translated from the coding sequence ATGGTTAAACGTGACTTTATCAGAAATATTCTTCTGGTCTTGCTAGCAGTTCTTGCTTTGCTTTTATTAAGGGTGTTTGTCTTTTCAAACTATCGGGTAAGGCAAGCAGATGCTAATAGCTTTTTGAAACCGGGAGATCTCGTTACGATTACAAAGAATGAGAAGCCTAATTATAAGGATTTTGTTGTCTATAAGGTTGCTGGTAAGGATCATATTGGCCGTATTATTGGTAAACCAAAAGATAGTGTTACTTATATGGATGATATTTTTTATCTTAATCATAAGGCTGAAGACCAATCTTATATTAATGACTTAAAAAATAAATATCATACAAAAAATGGAGAAAATCCTTTTACTGCTGATTTTTCAATTTCTAGTATTACAAAGGGAAAAGAGCAAAAAATTCCTAAGGGACAATACTTGATTTTAAATGATAATCGGACAAATAAGAAAGATAGTCGAACATTTGGTTTAATTAAGAAATCGCAAATTAAAGGAATTGTGACTTTTAGAATTTTACCACTTAATAAATTTGGCTTTGTCTCTAAAGAGTAA
- the glmS gene encoding glutamine--fructose-6-phosphate transaminase (isomerizing) translates to MCGIVGVVGNRNATDILMQGLEKLEYRGYDSAGIYVVDQPENGRLIKSVGRIADLRAKIGIDVAGSTGIGHTRWATHGQATEENAHPHTSATGRLVLVHNGVIENYLQIKEEYLSGHNLKGETDTEIAVHLIGQFVTDGLSVLEAFKKALHIIEGSYAFALIDSQNPDTIYVAKNKSPLLIGLGEGYNMVCSDAMAMIRETNQFMEIHDKELVVLTKDTAQVSDYDGNPVARQAYIAELDLSDIGKGTYPYYMLKEIDEQPTVMRKLISTYADENGKLTVDPAIVKSVQEADRIYILAAGTSYNAGFASKSMIETLTDTPVELGIASEWGYNMPLLSKKPMFILLSQSGETADSRQVLVKANAMGVPSLTITNVPGSTLSREATYTMLLHAGPEIAVASTKAYTAQIAALAFLSKAVGEANGKKEALEFDLVHELSIVAQSIEASLSEREVIEKKVANLLATSRNAFYIGRGNDYYVAMEASLKLKEISYIQCEGFAAGELKHGTISLIEDGTPVLALISSSEAVAAHTRGNIQEVAARGANVLTVVEEGLDKESDDIVVNQVHPYLSSISMVIPTQLIAYYASLQRGLDVDKPRNLAKAVTVE, encoded by the coding sequence ATGTGTGGTATTGTAGGTGTTGTCGGCAATCGTAATGCAACAGATATTTTGATGCAAGGATTGGAAAAATTAGAGTATCGTGGTTACGATTCGGCAGGAATTTATGTTGTTGATCAGCCTGAAAATGGTCGTTTAATTAAATCAGTTGGACGAATCGCTGATTTGCGAGCTAAGATCGGTATTGATGTTGCTGGTTCTACAGGAATTGGTCATACACGTTGGGCCACCCATGGACAGGCGACGGAGGAAAATGCTCACCCACATACATCGGCTACAGGTCGTCTTGTCTTGGTTCACAATGGTGTCATTGAAAATTATCTCCAAATCAAAGAAGAATACTTATCAGGACATAACTTGAAAGGTGAAACAGACACAGAAATTGCTGTTCATTTGATCGGTCAATTTGTGACAGATGGTTTGTCTGTACTTGAAGCTTTCAAGAAAGCATTGCATATCATTGAAGGTTCTTATGCCTTTGCTTTGATTGATTCACAAAACCCAGATACAATATATGTGGCTAAAAACAAATCACCACTTCTAATCGGTCTAGGTGAAGGCTATAATATGGTTTGTTCAGATGCTATGGCTATGATCCGTGAAACCAATCAATTTATGGAAATTCATGATAAGGAACTTGTTGTCTTAACAAAAGATACGGCTCAAGTTTCAGATTATGATGGTAACCCTGTTGCACGTCAAGCTTATATAGCAGAACTTGATTTATCAGATATTGGTAAGGGAACCTATCCTTACTACATGCTTAAAGAAATTGATGAGCAGCCGACAGTTATGCGTAAATTGATTTCAACTTATGCTGATGAAAATGGCAAGTTAACAGTTGATCCTGCTATTGTGAAATCTGTTCAAGAAGCTGATCGCATCTATATTTTAGCTGCTGGAACATCTTATAATGCCGGTTTTGCCTCAAAATCAATGATTGAGACCTTGACTGATACGCCTGTTGAATTAGGGATTGCATCGGAATGGGGCTATAACATGCCATTATTGAGTAAAAAGCCAATGTTCATCTTGTTAAGTCAATCTGGAGAAACAGCTGATAGTCGTCAGGTCTTGGTTAAGGCCAATGCCATGGGAGTTCCAAGTTTGACAATCACAAATGTTCCTGGATCAACCTTGTCACGTGAAGCAACTTATACCATGTTACTACATGCTGGACCTGAAATTGCTGTGGCATCAACTAAGGCTTATACAGCGCAAATTGCTGCCCTTGCTTTCCTTTCAAAAGCAGTTGGAGAAGCCAATGGTAAAAAAGAAGCGCTAGAATTTGATTTGGTACATGAACTATCCATTGTCGCTCAGTCCATTGAAGCCAGTCTTTCAGAAAGAGAAGTGATCGAAAAGAAAGTTGCTAATCTTTTAGCAACATCACGTAACGCCTTCTATATTGGTCGCGGCAATGATTACTATGTGGCTATGGAAGCTTCTTTAAAACTAAAAGAAATTTCCTATATTCAGTGTGAAGGCTTTGCTGCTGGGGAATTAAAACACGGTACCATCTCTCTTATTGAAGACGGAACACCTGTTCTTGCCTTGATTTCATCTAGTGAAGCAGTTGCGGCTCATACCCGCGGCAATATCCAAGAAGTTGCTGCTCGAGGTGCCAATGTCCTGACAGTTGTCGAAGAAGGATTGGATAAGGAAAGCGATGATATTGTCGTCAATCAAGTACATCCTTATCTTTCAAGTATTTCAATGGTTATTCCAACGCAATTAATCGCTTACTATGCCTCGCTTCAACGTGGTCTTGATGTTGACAAACCTCGTAATTTGGCCAAAGCTGTTACTGTTGAATAG